Part of the Hyalangium ruber genome, GAGATCCGGATTTTCGCAGGCAACTTCGCCCCCCGCGGCTGGGCGTTCTGCGAGGGACAGTTGCTGTCCATCGCCCAGAACACCGCCCTCTTCTCGATCCTGGGCACCACCTATGGAGGCAACGGGCAGACCACCTTCGCGCTGCCGGATCTGCGTGGGCGTGTCCCGATTCAGCCGGGCCAGGGCCCTGGGCTGTCGCCGCACACCCTGGGCGAGGCCGCCGGCCAGGAGACCGTCACGCTGATCAGCAACCAGATGCCGGCCCACACCCACCCGTTCGGCGCGCACAACGGCCAGGGCGATACCTTCTCCCCGGAGGGGGCCGTGAACGC contains:
- a CDS encoding phage tail protein, encoding MSEPFLGEIRIFAGNFAPRGWAFCEGQLLSIAQNTALFSILGTTYGGNGQTTFALPDLRGRVPIQPGQGPGLSPHTLGEAAGQETVTLISNQMPAHTHPFGAHNGQGDTFSPEGAVNAAAVDSTQQPLNIYSTQVNTVMGPQSVGISGGNQPHPNMQPYLCLNFIIALEGIFPSRG